The genomic DNA AAGTAATTGTTGAAAAATACATAAAATTAATTCATTTTAAACTTTACCGCCTTGTGTTCTTCTAAAAAAGTCATAGACATTTTTTGCAGCTTTTTCATTCATACCATCAACCTCTAATAATTCATCGATAGAAGCTTTCTTAACATTTGCTACGGAACCAAAATGCCTTAATAATTCGCTTTTTCTTTTTTTACCTATTCCCGATATTTCATCTAGCACAGATTGGATTAAAGCCTTGTCCCTTATTGTTTTATGATAGGTTATAGCAAACCTATGAACTTCTTCTTGCACTCTTGCAACAAGCCTAAATACATCGCTGTGTTTATCAAGATATGTTTCTGTTTTTTCAAATATTATTCCCTTTGTTCTGTGTTTATCATCCTTTACCATACCTGCTACTGGAATACTGACCCCTAAAGCATAAAGTACATCCTTCACCGCTTTTACTTGCCCTTTTCCTCCATCAGCTAAAATTAAATCGGGAAAAAATGAAAATTTCCCCTCAATATATGATAGCCCTTGCTCCTTAAGCATTTGTTTTTCTTCAATTCCCCTTTTAAATCTTCTATATAATACCTCCTGCATACTTCCGTAGTCATTGGGGCCTTCGATAGTCTTTATTTTAAATCTTCTGTAACCACTATTTAGTGGTTTTCCATTTTCAAAAACTACCATGGAACCTACGGAAAAGACCCCATAGATATTTGAAATATCATAGGCTTCTATGCGTTTAGGAGGATTTTCTAAGTTTAGTAAATCCATTAGTTCACTTAAAGCTGTTTGAGTATACTTCTTTTCATTATTAATTTTTTCTTCAAACTTTGTTAGGTATTCTAGTGCATTCCTATGAACCAACTCAACAAGTTTCCTTTTTTCTCCCTTCAACGGCTGTTTTAATTGAACTTTACTTCCTTTTTTTTGTGACAACCAGCTCTCAATTAAATCACTATCATATATATTTTCATCTACCATTATTTCCTTTGGAACAAAAGCCGCTCCTGAATAAAATTGCTTTATAAATGTGCTTAGTATTTCTGCTCTTTCCACTTCTTCTGTTCCCTCTAGGACATGCTGTTCTCTACCGATTAACTTACCATCTCGTACAAAGAAAATCATGACACATGTTCTATCTAAACTTCTAGCCATTGAAACATAATCCTGATTGGCGTCAGACGCTGAAATCACTTTTTGTCGTTCTAATAAATTATTAAGGGCCTTTATTCTATCCCTGTATTTTGCTGCTGTCTCAAAGTCTAATTGCTTTGATGCCCTCATCATTCTTTCTTCTAGCTCGTGGATTAATATATCATGCTTGCCTCCAAGAAGAAGCAATACTTGCTCTACGATTTCCATATATTCTTCATGGCTTGTTCCTCCATTACAGGGCCCTAAGCATTTTTTTATATGGTAGTTAAGGCAAGGTCTTTCTTTATTAGTCTCAAGATTTCTATTACATTTTCTTAAGGGAAACAATTCCGCTATGGTTTCTAAGGTTTTATTTACTGAATCTACGCTTATATAGGGTCCAAAATATCTTGCATTATCTTTAATTATCTTTCTTGTTTTTATTACCCTTGGATATTTATCCTTTACTGTAACCTTAATATATGGGTAGTTTTTATCATCCTTTAGTAGAATGTTATACCTAGGTTTATGTTTCTTAATTAGATTTGCTTCTAATATCAATGCTTCTACCTCTGTATCGGTAATAATATATTCAAAATCTTTGACGCATTTTACCATTGCTACAACCTTAGGGGGATGACTTTTTCGAGATCTAAAATATTGACTCACCCTATTTTTCAAGGATTTAGATTTCCCTATATAAATAATTTCCCCCATATCATCCTTCATAATATATACCCCAGGCTTCTCAGGAAGCCTTTTTAATTGTTCTTTTATATCAAACATATATTTATGCACCTCTTGTTGAGTTTTATATTTTTTCAAAATTGATTAATAATTTAAAATCTAATATAATTATACAGTATAGGGTTTTCATAGTATAAGTTAAAGTCTATACTGAAATCCCTATAGATATATAAATAAATTAGGAGCTGATTTAATTGAATAACACAAAACGAAGTATTAACTTTGTAGTAGCCTTTATGTCTGTTATATCTATTCTTACTTTTATTATACCAAATATTAACCTAGAAGCCCTAGGAGAGAATATGGAAATAATATTTCCTAATGTATTATTTTTCTTATTTGTAATTGTTTTTTCCTTTGTTCAATTTGTATTTAGAAACCTTATAACTTCTAAACACTATATTAAGGATAAGATTTTCTTTTCTATAACCCTAAAGCCATCAAGACTTTATAGTAGAATGATTTCATATTTTGTGGTCATTACACTATTTTTATGGCCTGTAATAGCATCAAAAAAGTTTTCTAATGTAACCCTTGAAAGCATGCTTAATCTTTTGATTTGGGCATTGGTGGTAGAAATTCTTCTTTACATTAGCTATAAATATACAAAAATATACTTTATGACCGATGGTATATTAGTTAGGGGATTGGATTTTAGAATCGATATACCATTAAACGATGGAATATCTAATCATTCTGGATTTTATTCTTATTATGATATACAGAAATATACAGTTGATAACAATTCCTTGAAGTTAATATTGTATAATAGTAGAGGCATAATTGAAGGCCATATAAACGATGAAAGAATAAAACCTGTGGCTGCTTTTTTAGAATCCAAAGAGATTAAATATGTGAACAGGGACAACCTCTAAAGGCCCTTGGTCTTTTTAAAAAACTATCTACTATAATATGGTTTAAGAATTCCCCCAAATTTCATATACATTATATAATTTTGCCGAGAAAGGGTTATATAATTTCCTCATATTAATAATGTGGGTTTAAATCCTTGATAAAATATGGTAAAATCATATTAACAAAAACAATATTTATTTTATATTGGAGATTAAATTATTAAAGATGATTATATTAAGGAGTGTGGTTTTTAGTTATGTCTAGTGACAAGCCTGCCGTCGTCTCGCCTAGAGTCAAAGGATTTTTAGCTTGTATTGTTGTTTTGATAACTATTTATTTTTTACAATCAATTTTTTCTTCAATTTTTACTGTAAGTTGTGGGTTTCTTAATCACCTAGGGTAATTGAGACTTTTAAAAAATTTATATATAGTGGTTCAAAGGGATTGTCTAAAGAGACAATCCCTTTAGTTTTTTCAAAAAGCTTTAACTAAAGATGCAGGACTTAACATTACAGTTTTTTAGTATACTTTTTCAAAGTTTTGTTTATACTCCTTAAAAATATGATTAGGGGGTAATACTTATCATGCTTAGAAAAAGAAAAATTTTTATGCTTGTGGTTTTGATTTTCTTTATATCTACTTTAACTGTACTGGCAGTTCAAAATAGTAAAGAAATAAAAGTATTCTATCGGGATATAAAAATATTTGTAAACAATAATGAAATAGCCCTGGAAAATGAACCTTTTCTATATAATGACAGGGTATATATACCTATAGGCTTTGTATCAAAGGCACTTAATTTCCCCATATCATGGGATAGTGAAAAAAATACCGTCTCACTCTTGACCCTTAAGGATTTTAAAGAATCCGGTCCATCAGAAGATGAAAGATTTGTATACGGAGAGATTTTATCCCTAGATAGGGACAAAAGAACTGTTTTTATTTATCAGCATATCGATGATAATACAATTTATGAAGAAGCAGATATAAAGATAGCTAAGGATGTCATAATAGTACTTCAAAGAAATAATAAAAAAATAAATTTGAGTTTTGAAGATTTGAAGATTGGTGATATAGTCGGTATGGTTATTAATAAGGACAATGAAGTCAGAGGAATGATTGTAGATAGTTAAAAAAGCGACTGTATATATGTCGCTTTTTTAATTTCCTATTCTATTTAATACATCTATAGCTTCACTACATGTAATTTCTTGAGTAGGATTAAAATATCCATCGTTACATTGTAAAATATCGTTATCTACCAAAATCTGAATTATTTTCTTATTTTCAGCTTCATCTAAATCGAGAATGTTTTTCTTATTATCTTTTCCCTTATAATCTCCAATTAGATATACTATCTTCGCAAATTCATCCTTTGTCATGGTTCTGTCTGGATAGAAATATTCTTTATCATCCTCTTTAATACCAT from Maledivibacter sp. includes the following:
- a CDS encoding copper amine oxidase N-terminal domain-containing protein; the protein is MLRKRKIFMLVVLIFFISTLTVLAVQNSKEIKVFYRDIKIFVNNNEIALENEPFLYNDRVYIPIGFVSKALNFPISWDSEKNTVSLLTLKDFKESGPSEDERFVYGEILSLDRDKRTVFIYQHIDDNTIYEEADIKIAKDVIIVLQRNNKKINLSFEDLKIGDIVGMVINKDNEVRGMIVDS
- the uvrC gene encoding excinuclease ABC subunit UvrC, with amino-acid sequence MFDIKEQLKRLPEKPGVYIMKDDMGEIIYIGKSKSLKNRVSQYFRSRKSHPPKVVAMVKCVKDFEYIITDTEVEALILEANLIKKHKPRYNILLKDDKNYPYIKVTVKDKYPRVIKTRKIIKDNARYFGPYISVDSVNKTLETIAELFPLRKCNRNLETNKERPCLNYHIKKCLGPCNGGTSHEEYMEIVEQVLLLLGGKHDILIHELEERMMRASKQLDFETAAKYRDRIKALNNLLERQKVISASDANQDYVSMARSLDRTCVMIFFVRDGKLIGREQHVLEGTEEVERAEILSTFIKQFYSGAAFVPKEIMVDENIYDSDLIESWLSQKKGSKVQLKQPLKGEKRKLVELVHRNALEYLTKFEEKINNEKKYTQTALSELMDLLNLENPPKRIEAYDISNIYGVFSVGSMVVFENGKPLNSGYRRFKIKTIEGPNDYGSMQEVLYRRFKRGIEEKQMLKEQGLSYIEGKFSFFPDLILADGGKGQVKAVKDVLYALGVSIPVAGMVKDDKHRTKGIIFEKTETYLDKHSDVFRLVARVQEEVHRFAITYHKTIRDKALIQSVLDEISGIGKKRKSELLRHFGSVANVKKASIDELLEVDGMNEKAAKNVYDFFRRTQGGKV